The DNA segment CCGTGCGGCAGGTTGCGCCCGGTTTGCGTACAATTGGGCGTTGGCTGAATGGAAGCGGCAGTACGAGGCGTGGAAAGCCGACTCTGCAAACCTAAAACCTAACCAGATGGCACTACGGCGCAAACTGAACAGTATCAAACGAACAGACTTTCCATGGATGCTGGAGGTCACCAAGTGCGCTCCGCAG comes from the Synergistaceae bacterium genome and includes:
- a CDS encoding helix-turn-helix domain-containing protein gives rise to the protein MLIAHRIVLNPNNKQATYFARAAGCARFAYNWALAEWKRQYEAWKADSANLKPNQMALRRKLNSIKRTDFPWMLEVTKCAPQ